GCGAGAAGGAGGACAGCGAGCGATACCGAACGCAACGTCGCGGCTATCGTATCGAGGATGCGCCGCGAGCGTGGCTTGTACAGCGGTTGCATGGCGATCGTCGTTATGACGATCGTTACGGCGAGTACGAGCGCGAGCGAGGACGGGGCAAGCGAAACGGACGGGGTGCGCCCGACCACTGGGAGAGCGGCGAGGACGGCCTGTATCCGGATGGAGTTTCCCGAGAGGACGGCAAGGGTAGTGGCCGCGGCCGTTCCGACGACCCCCAGCAAGCGGTACAGCTGTTCGGGACGCATCGTCACTATCGGGCGTGTGCTATCCTCGAAATAGCAGGCAGTTGCTTCGAGAGACGTCCTCGCGCCGGCCGCAGGCGTCGCTGCCCTCGAACACAGAACGCGGTGGTCCGCCCTCGTCCGTCCGCCGAACGCTGAAACGATCCGGTCACTACTGTTTTTAGGTCCACCTAAAATAAAAAGATGTGGGTTTCCCGTCTTCGATCCTTCGATAACGGTTTCTCGGTTCGTGGAGGGACCCGTACGTCGTCTCTCTCGTGAAGATATAAAGATTTTAGGTCTACCAAAAAAACGGAGAGGTATGGACAAGCGAAACGACGGACAAGGGGCCCAAGGGCCGACGCGGTTGTTCGATGGTCGCCGCGAGTTCTTGAAGCGGGCGGGTTCGGTAGCCGGGGTACTCGCCGTGGCGGGATGTACGAGCGGTGGCGGGAACGATGGGGACGACGGGGACAGTAGCGGCGACGGCAACGGAAGCGGTGGCGGGAACGGGAGCGATGACGAGGAGACAAACGAGTCGAACTCGACGGAGTCGGGCCCGGAAGAAAAGACGTACACGGAGGACGAACTCTTCAACATCGACGATTGGCGTGGAGACGGGCCGCTCGTTCAGGACCGCCCCAGCGAGTACACGGGCATCTCGATGCTGGATCTGCCCGATCTCAGCGGCGAGCTGACCGTCTATCTCGGTGGGGGCGAGGGGGGACTGTATCAGAGCCTCATGCAGCGGCTCCAGTCCGCCTACGAGGAGTTTTCGGTCTCCATCCGTTCCGGGCCGTCGGCACAGCTGGCCAATACGATCATCGAGGAGGCGACTGCTGGGTCGAGTTCGGCGGACGTCTTCTGGGCGATCGACGCGGGCTCGATCGGCATCGTCGCCTCCAACGACGCGACCGTCGAACTCCCCGAGCGGGTCGTCTCGGGGGTCCCGGACACGTTCCACCCGACCGACCAGTGGGTCGGGATCATGGGACGTGCGCGGAGCATCCCCTACAACACGAACGAGTTCGACGCCGAGGACGTTCCGAACGACATTATGGCGTTCGCCGAGGACGAGCGGTTCCAGGACGCGATGGGGTGGGCGCCCACATACGGGGCGTTCCAGTCGTTCGTCACGGCGATGCGGCTCATCAACGGCGAAGAGGAGACGCGACAGTGGCTGAATGGAATGCTAGACCAGGGGATCCAGACCTACGACAACGAGCTGGTCGTCGCGAACACGGTCGCGAGCGGCGAACTCAGTGCGGGCTTTTCGAACCACTACTACTCGCGACTGGTGTACGAGGAGCGTCCGGACGCCCCCCTGGACCTCGCCTTTACCCAGGGCGACGCCGGCGCACTCATCAACTGTTCGGGGACGGAGATCATCCAGGGAACCGACGAGGAGGAACTCGCGGCGGACTTCATCCATCACCTGCTCAGCATCGAGGCCCAGGAGTTCCTCGGGACGCGGGGCTACGAGTACCCGCTCCTTCCGGGGGTCCCGCCGATCGGCGATCTGCCGACGATCGACGAACTGAACCCGCCGGACCTCAATCTCGCGGAGCTTTCGGACATCGAGCCGACCCTCCAGCTGCTCCGTGAGGTCGGCGCGCTGTAGCATGTCCGCCGTCGAGAAACTGATCCAACCGTTCGATCGGGAGGGAGAGAACAGCCACCCGATCGGGTTGACGCTGCTGAGCGGCGCGATCGCCGCCGCGGTGCTCTCGCCGCTCGTCTGGATCGTCATGCGGGTCCTCCAGGTCGATACGGAGTACGCGCGCTCGATCCTTGCGCGTCCGACGACGGTCGAGATCCTGCTGACGAGCCTCGGTCTCGTCGCCGCCGTCACCGGTGCCTCGATCCTCCTCGGCGTTCCGCTTGCCTTCCTGACGGTGCGGACCGACCTGCCCTTCCGCCGGTTTTGGACCATCGCGGTGGCGTTACCGCTGGTGATCCCGAGCTATCTCGGCGCCTTCACGTTCGTCATGGCGTTCGGGCCCAGCGGGGAGTTCGCCGACGCGCTCGCACCGCTCGGGATCGAGTCGATCCCTTCGATCTACGGGTTCTGGGGAACGACACTCGTCCTCACGCTGTATACGTATCCGTACGTGTTCATCACGACGCGGGCGTCGCTGCTATCCTTCGACCAGGGGCTCGTCGAGGCCGCCCGAACCCTCGGGACGTCGCGGTGGGAGGCGTTCAGGCGGGTAACGCTCCCACAGCTGCTCCCGGGGGTCACGTCGGGGGCGCTTCTGGTCGCACTCTACGCCCTCTCGGACTTCGGGACGCCGTCGCTGATGCGCCTCGACGTGTTCACGCGCGTCATCTACGTCGAGTACAACGCGTTCGGGCGTGAAACCGCGGCGTTGCTCTCCCTCCAGTTGCTCGCGATCACGGCGGTGATCCTCGCGATCGACTCGCGGATCGGCGACTCGACGCAAGGGGCGTACGTCGGGACCAGTCCGAACGAGAAGAGCGATACGATGGTCCCCCTCGGGAGGTGGAAAGCGCCCGCGCTCGGATTCTGCTCGCTTGTCGTCTGTCTGAGTCTCGTCCTCCCGATCGGAATCCTGCTCCAGTGGCTGGTCCGCACTCCCGAGGGCGCCACGCGGATCGCCTCAGGGTTCCGGATGGGCTTTGCGATCAACTCGGTGAAGGTATCGTTGGCGGCGGCGCTCGTCTGTGCGGTCGCCGCCGTCCCGATCGCGTATCTCGCCGCACGATACCGCTCCGGGCTCGCGGAGCTGTTCGACCGCGCGACGTATATCGGCTACGCGATGCCGGGGATCGTCCTCGGGCTGGCGCTCGTGTTCTTCGGCGTCTGGTACGAAGCGACCGCGGGCGGGGTCTCCGAGACGCTTCTCGGGAGCAACATCGCACCGGGGCTCTATCAGACGCTTCCGCTGTTGATCTTCGCGTACGTCGTTCGATTCCTCCCGCAGGCCGTCGGCGCGACCCGCTCGTCGGTCCGGCGCGTCGACCGGAGCCTCACCGAGGCCGCACGAACGCTCGGGCGCTCCCGGTCGGCGGCGTTCCGCCGGATCACGCTGCCGCTGATCGCGCCGGGCGTGATCGGTGGGAGCGCGCTCGTCTTTCTCACGACGATGAAGGAACTCCCCGCGACGCTGTTGCTCCATCCGACGGGATTCGAGACGCTCGTCACGTACATCTGGGGGCTTCGCGAGAGCGGGGACTACGGCGCCGTTGCCGTGCCCGCGCTCGCGCTCATCGTCGTCTCCGCACTCTCGATGGTCGTCATTCTCTCACAGGAGGACTAACCCATGACAAGTAACACCCACGACGAACGCGTCCTCGACCCGGCCGAACCGACCACCACGTCCGCCGAAACGAACCCCGGTCCGGAGGGGCGAACCGTTCTCGAACTGGACGGGGTCGTCCGCTCGTACGTCTCCGAGACCGCAGTCGAAGACCTCTCGCTGACGGTCGGCGACGGTGAGATCCTCACGCTTCTCGGCCCCTCGGGCTGTGGGAAGACGACGACTCTGCGGTTGGTCGGCGGTCTCGAACGGCCCGACGCCGGCAGCATCACACTGCGCGAAGAGGTCATCGCCGACCCCGAGGGCGACACCTTCGTTCCCGCTGAGGAGCGCGGTATCGGACTCGTGTTTCAGGACTTCGCCCTGTTTCCCCACATGACCGCCGCCGAGAACGTCGGGTTCGGACTGACCGATCGCAGCGAGGAGGCGAAACGGGAACGCATCGACGAGTTGCTCGCCCTCGTCGACCTGGCGGACCACGGTGAGGACTATCCCGGTGAGCTCTCGGGAGGCCAGAAGCAGCGCATCGCGCTCGCGCGCTCGCTCGCGCCCGAACCCGACGTCCTCCTCTTGGACGAGCCCCTCTCCAATCTCGACGTGAGCCTCCGGGTCTCGATGCGCGAGGAGATCCGGCGGATCATCGACGAAACGGGCGTCACGGCCATCTGGGTCACCCACGATCAGGAGGAAGCGCTGTCGGTCGCCGACCGCGTCGGCATCATGAACGACGGGCGACTCCAGCAGACCGGTCGCCCCGAGGAAGTCTTCGAGCGTCCAGCATCGCGGTTCGTCGCGTCGTTTCTCGGACGGGCCGGGTTCCTCTCGGGTAGGGTCGATGGAAGCGCTCTCGCGACCGATCTCGGCCGGATCGACCTCGACCGGATCACGGACATGGATCCGTCCCGGGAGACGGCCGTCGACGTCCTCGTTCGCCCCGATGACTTGCGGGCGACGCCGACTGAGGGGACTGCTCACGGACGGATCACTCGCCGGCAGTATCAGGGTCCGTCGTTCGTGTACCGGGTCGAGACGACCGGCGGCGATACGATCCACTGCCTTCACAACCATGTCGAGAGCTTCGAGGTCGGCCAACCGGTGTCCGTCGACCTCGTCGCCGGTCACGCACTGCCGTGGTATCCGACGGAGTGAGGCGAGTCCGCACGGCGCTGTCGTAAGTAGCCCGCGGTCCGAGCCCACTTCTGCAGACAGGCGAGGAGATACCACAGGAGGAGATCGGATCGCCGTTCGGGTCGCTCGACGAGCGATTCGCGGAACCGAAACGGGTCGACCGGGAGGTAGTTCCGTGGCTCGAACACCCCCCGAACCTCGAATCGATCGCCGTGATACCGTCGTATCTGCTCCCGGCCGCGGCCGATACGGACGTTCTGTGCGATGACGTCACGGAGCGTCGAGCGGGCCGGATGATGTAGCGTGATGGTCGGCTCGTAGTGCACCGCGAACCCCGCCTCGTGGGCTCGGCGACCGAACTCCAGGTCCCCGTTCGAGACGAGCCGAGCGTCGAACGGGCCGATCTCATCGAGGAGACGCCGGCGAACGACCAGACAGCACGTCGGGGCGAAGTGGTCTTCCGTGACGTATTTCTCGATCGGGAAACCGCTGGCTTGTCGATAGCGCGAGACGATCCCGCTACCGGCGACGAGGTCGACGTCACACCCCAGATACGCCCGGCCCGCCATCGCCCGCGTGATCGACGAGACGTAGTCGTCTTCGACCCACATATCCGCGTCGACGAAACCGATAACGTCACCGGTGGCGGCCTCGATACCGGCGTTGCGCGCGGCGTACGAACTCTGCACGTCGTCCTCGATGACGTGACGAACGCGGTCGGACTCAGCGAACGACCGGGCGACCGCAGTCGTCCGGTCGGTCGAGCCGTTGTCCGCGACGACGACTTCGTAGTCCGTCGCCCGCTGATCGAGGAGCGATTCGACGGTGGTCGAAAGCCCGTCGGGGTCGTTGTAAACCGGAACGACGACGCTCGTCTTCATCCCTGCTCCCGTCCGACGAGCCGTTTCGTGAGCGGCATCTCGAGGACGGTCACCAGCCGGTAGAGCTCCTCTGCGACGTTCATCTCACGGGATCGGTGGCTCCGGTACATCTCACGGGCCGCCTGCGGGTCGATACACGACAGGGAGTCGAGAGTGTCCTCGTTCGCGTCGAGCGCGTCGCCGACGAGGTCGTGCTGGCGGATCACCTCGTTTTTGTCCTGCCACGGACCCCCGGTTCGATAGGACCGCGGTCGGTCGAGCTTGTCAAACTGGTTCGACACCCGTGTCCCGACGACGTGTGCCGCTTTCGGATAGGAGAGAGGGAGTCGCGTCGAAGAGTGGGGTATGCGAGCCAGAGCCGGGCTGAGCGATCGGATGCCCGCGTACACCAGGTCGTGGCGGAGTCGGTATCGCAGCGGCATCGAGAGGTGGAGGTCGACCAGGCGCCGGTCGAGGAAGGGGTTGCGGGTCGGGGCGATTTGCAGCGCGCTGTAGAGGTCGAAGCCGATGCCGTTCGTGATGGGGAACAGCGAGGAGTTCATCGCCAGCTGGGTGATCGACTCGTAGGCGACGCCGTGGAAGTCGACGCGACCGTCCCGGGTGCGGAGGTTCGCCCGTAGCACGTCCCCGTATGGGGGCCCCGTCAGGTACGGGGGCTGTCGGGTCGGCCCGGCTTCGAGTTGTGCGGCGACGAACTCCTCACCGCTCGTCGGTCGGTCGACGAACGGCGGGTACAGCGTGACGCCGAAGGGCAAGTCGATCTCCTGTTGTGGGACGCTCCAGGCGCCGAAGAGGTCGTCGCTGTAGAGCCCGGTCAGGAGGGTATCGACCTCCCCAGCGATCCGCTCGGCGAATCCGAGCGCGTGACCGGTGTGAAACGGGCCGATGAACTCCATGATCGGCGCGGCGCGCTCGAGAAGTCTGGCGTGGTAGTCGGGTCCCCGATCGAGGCGGTCGAACGACGCTCCCGCGGTCGCCGCCGACCGTCGGGCGATCTTCGCCTCCCGGTTGGGCCCGTCACCCAGATGGAAGGTTGTGAGCGGAGCGTCCGCGGCGGCGAGGACCGCCCGGGAGTCGCTGCCACCGCTCAACAGCAGCCCGTGGTCGCCCTCGTCGGCGGTCCGATCCGCGACAGCGCGCTCGAAACGGTCGGCGAACTCCCGGACGAAGTAGTCGAACGGCTTGGAAACGGGCCGGTATCGTGGTTCCCAGTACTGGTGGTGGTCGATCGCTCCCGTCCCGAGGTCGTACGTCAGGACCGTCGCGGGGGGAAGCTGTTCGATCCCCGAAACCGGCGTTTTCGTGCCGAAGACGCGCCGAGCGTAGAGGTACTCCGAAAGGAACGCGTCGTCGAACCCGAACCCGACGTCCGGGGGCTCCGGCACCGTCTGGACGTTCGTCGAGAACGCGAATCGATCGTCGCCGACGGCGAAATACAGCGGCCTCGCGCCGAGGCGATCGATGAAAAACGTAGCCGTATCGGCCGTCGGGTCGTAGATACAGCCGACGAACTCGCCGTCGAGACGCGAGACGAAGTCGGTGCCGTGTTCCGCGTACTCCGCCGCGCACACGTCGGCGGTCCGGTTCGGGTCGACCGTCCGTCGACCCCGGCGGTCGTCCGTGACGCTGTAGACCTCGCCCCAGACCCAAAGGAGGCTCCCGCCGGCGGTCTCGACCGGCTGGTCTACCGTCGTTCCGGCGTGAAACGCCGCATGGACGGCGATATTCGCGTCACGATATGCCGTGTCGGTTTCGCCGCCCGCCACGGTCGGCGGGATCGTTTCGGGATCGTGTTCCGCCGCGTCCGTTCCGACGACCCCCGAGAGACCGACCATCGTTAGTTGGATCTCCCCGCTTCGGGCGGTGACTCGGTCAGTCGTCGGCCGCCGCGTTCGGCGATGAACTCGCTGACCGTGAAGCTCTGGAACGTCTCCGCGGGGCTCGTGTCGTACACGTCGGTGCCGGCGAGTCGATTGAGTATCACGGCGTTCCGGTGTGGTCCCAGACCCAGGTCCGGTGTGTTGACGCCGTGTGTGTGCATCTCCGCGTTCTGAACGAAGATACGGCCGTCCAAATCGGTCCGGAGCCGGTAGTCGCCGGTGACCGAGAGGCGACCCAACTCGTCGCGCCGGATGTCGTCCTCTAACGGCGCGAGAAACGGCGGATCGTCGCGACAATACCCGGTCGCCAGAACGACAATGTCGCTCGTATGGACGAATCGTTCCTCCTCTTCGTACTGCTCACAGAGCAACTGATAGGTGTCCGGTTCGGAGTCGACCCCGCCGATGGCCATCACCTCCGTCGCGGCCAGTAGCCCCACGTCGAGCTCCGTGGCTCCGATCGATTGCTCGTAGAGGAGGTCGTATATCTTCGCGCTGGTCCCCTTGTCGATGCCCTTGTAGACGAGGTCCTGCTCGCCGAGCAGTTCGTCTTTCGTGTCCTGTGGCAGGTCATAGAAGTAGTCGGTGTACTCGGGGGTGTATACCATGTGCCCGAGTTTGCCGTCGATCATCTGGTAGAACCCCGGCGAGCGGGTGATCCAGTCGAGGCTGTAGGCGTTGTCCGGTTGGCGTTCGAGGAGGTCGCGAAACACCTCGGCCGCGCTCTGACCGGAGCCGACGACGGTGACCGAACCGGCGTCCAGACAGCGCTCACGGTGGCTCAGATACGAAGCGGAGTGAAAGACGTCCCCCCCAAGAGAGTCCTCGAACTGTTCGGGGACGTGTGGGCTGGTCCCAATGCCGACGACCACGTTCTCCGCGGTGTAGGACTCCTGATTTCCTGTTCCCGGATGGACGGTCGTGACTTCGAAGACGCCCGCTCGCTCGGTGATGTCGGTGACGCGGCGGTCAAACTGAAGCGTTTCGAGCGAATCGGCCACCCATCGGCAGTACGCGTTGTACTCCCGGCGGGGAATGAAGAACTCCTCGTAGAAATAAAAGTCATAGAGACGGTTCACCTCGTGGAGGTAGTTGAGGTAACTGTACCGGTTCGTCGGATCGACCATCGTGACCAGATCCGCCAGGAACGGAACTTCGAGGGTCGTACCGGCTATCAGCGTGTCCTCGTGCCAGTTGAACTCCGGGTTCTGCTCGAGGAATCGAGCGTCGAGGTCGACCGGGGCTTCATCCAAGAGCGCCGCCAATCCGAGGTTGAATGGGCCGATCCCGACGCCCACGAGGTCGTATTCCGCGTCGGTCATCCGATCTCCCCCTCGAACCGCTCGCGCGTGCAGAACATCAACAGACCGGTCTTATCGGGCAACTCGAC
This sequence is a window from Halalkalicoccus subterraneus. Protein-coding genes within it:
- a CDS encoding asparagine synthase-related protein, whose amino-acid sequence is MVGLSGVVGTDAAEHDPETIPPTVAGGETDTAYRDANIAVHAAFHAGTTVDQPVETAGGSLLWVWGEVYSVTDDRRGRRTVDPNRTADVCAAEYAEHGTDFVSRLDGEFVGCIYDPTADTATFFIDRLGARPLYFAVGDDRFAFSTNVQTVPEPPDVGFGFDDAFLSEYLYARRVFGTKTPVSGIEQLPPATVLTYDLGTGAIDHHQYWEPRYRPVSKPFDYFVREFADRFERAVADRTADEGDHGLLLSGGSDSRAVLAAADAPLTTFHLGDGPNREAKIARRSAATAGASFDRLDRGPDYHARLLERAAPIMEFIGPFHTGHALGFAERIAGEVDTLLTGLYSDDLFGAWSVPQQEIDLPFGVTLYPPFVDRPTSGEEFVAAQLEAGPTRQPPYLTGPPYGDVLRANLRTRDGRVDFHGVAYESITQLAMNSSLFPITNGIGFDLYSALQIAPTRNPFLDRRLVDLHLSMPLRYRLRHDLVYAGIRSLSPALARIPHSSTRLPLSYPKAAHVVGTRVSNQFDKLDRPRSYRTGGPWQDKNEVIRQHDLVGDALDANEDTLDSLSCIDPQAAREMYRSHRSREMNVAEELYRLVTVLEMPLTKRLVGREQG
- a CDS encoding glycosyltransferase, with the translated sequence MKTSVVVPVYNDPDGLSTTVESLLDQRATDYEVVVADNGSTDRTTAVARSFAESDRVRHVIEDDVQSSYAARNAGIEAATGDVIGFVDADMWVEDDYVSSITRAMAGRAYLGCDVDLVAGSGIVSRYRQASGFPIEKYVTEDHFAPTCCLVVRRRLLDEIGPFDARLVSNGDLEFGRRAHEAGFAVHYEPTITLHHPARSTLRDVIAQNVRIGRGREQIRRYHGDRFEVRGVFEPRNYLPVDPFRFRESLVERPERRSDLLLWYLLACLQKWARTAGYLRQRRADSPHSVGYHGSA
- a CDS encoding extracellular solute-binding protein, whose protein sequence is MDKRNDGQGAQGPTRLFDGRREFLKRAGSVAGVLAVAGCTSGGGNDGDDGDSSGDGNGSGGGNGSDDEETNESNSTESGPEEKTYTEDELFNIDDWRGDGPLVQDRPSEYTGISMLDLPDLSGELTVYLGGGEGGLYQSLMQRLQSAYEEFSVSIRSGPSAQLANTIIEEATAGSSSADVFWAIDAGSIGIVASNDATVELPERVVSGVPDTFHPTDQWVGIMGRARSIPYNTNEFDAEDVPNDIMAFAEDERFQDAMGWAPTYGAFQSFVTAMRLINGEEETRQWLNGMLDQGIQTYDNELVVANTVASGELSAGFSNHYYSRLVYEERPDAPLDLAFTQGDAGALINCSGTEIIQGTDEEELAADFIHHLLSIEAQEFLGTRGYEYPLLPGVPPIGDLPTIDELNPPDLNLAELSDIEPTLQLLREVGAL
- a CDS encoding lysine N(6)-hydroxylase/L-ornithine N(5)-oxygenase family protein, producing the protein MTDAEYDLVGVGIGPFNLGLAALLDEAPVDLDARFLEQNPEFNWHEDTLIAGTTLEVPFLADLVTMVDPTNRYSYLNYLHEVNRLYDFYFYEEFFIPRREYNAYCRWVADSLETLQFDRRVTDITERAGVFEVTTVHPGTGNQESYTAENVVVGIGTSPHVPEQFEDSLGGDVFHSASYLSHRERCLDAGSVTVVGSGQSAAEVFRDLLERQPDNAYSLDWITRSPGFYQMIDGKLGHMVYTPEYTDYFYDLPQDTKDELLGEQDLVYKGIDKGTSAKIYDLLYEQSIGATELDVGLLAATEVMAIGGVDSEPDTYQLLCEQYEEEERFVHTSDIVVLATGYCRDDPPFLAPLEDDIRRDELGRLSVTGDYRLRTDLDGRIFVQNAEMHTHGVNTPDLGLGPHRNAVILNRLAGTDVYDTSPAETFQSFTVSEFIAERGGRRLTESPPEAGRSN
- a CDS encoding ABC transporter ATP-binding protein, with the protein product MTSNTHDERVLDPAEPTTTSAETNPGPEGRTVLELDGVVRSYVSETAVEDLSLTVGDGEILTLLGPSGCGKTTTLRLVGGLERPDAGSITLREEVIADPEGDTFVPAEERGIGLVFQDFALFPHMTAAENVGFGLTDRSEEAKRERIDELLALVDLADHGEDYPGELSGGQKQRIALARSLAPEPDVLLLDEPLSNLDVSLRVSMREEIRRIIDETGVTAIWVTHDQEEALSVADRVGIMNDGRLQQTGRPEEVFERPASRFVASFLGRAGFLSGRVDGSALATDLGRIDLDRITDMDPSRETAVDVLVRPDDLRATPTEGTAHGRITRRQYQGPSFVYRVETTGGDTIHCLHNHVESFEVGQPVSVDLVAGHALPWYPTE
- a CDS encoding ABC transporter permease codes for the protein MSAVEKLIQPFDREGENSHPIGLTLLSGAIAAAVLSPLVWIVMRVLQVDTEYARSILARPTTVEILLTSLGLVAAVTGASILLGVPLAFLTVRTDLPFRRFWTIAVALPLVIPSYLGAFTFVMAFGPSGEFADALAPLGIESIPSIYGFWGTTLVLTLYTYPYVFITTRASLLSFDQGLVEAARTLGTSRWEAFRRVTLPQLLPGVTSGALLVALYALSDFGTPSLMRLDVFTRVIYVEYNAFGRETAALLSLQLLAITAVILAIDSRIGDSTQGAYVGTSPNEKSDTMVPLGRWKAPALGFCSLVVCLSLVLPIGILLQWLVRTPEGATRIASGFRMGFAINSVKVSLAAALVCAVAAVPIAYLAARYRSGLAELFDRATYIGYAMPGIVLGLALVFFGVWYEATAGGVSETLLGSNIAPGLYQTLPLLIFAYVVRFLPQAVGATRSSVRRVDRSLTEAARTLGRSRSAAFRRITLPLIAPGVIGGSALVFLTTMKELPATLLLHPTGFETLVTYIWGLRESGDYGAVAVPALALIVVSALSMVVILSQED